GGTGTAATGATCTCATCTGCCTTTTTGGATCCGACTTCCGAGAGTACCGTATGGTTTTCCGCCAGCCGAGAGATGTCCTCCAGTTTCTTGTCATGTGACATGTTGATGGCTCCGTCTGAAACTTCAACCACATCCATCCGATACTTGTCAATAAATTCCATGAATTGATCAAAAAGATCGCGAATCTTAAATACTTCGTAAAGTGTACCTCCAAAATAAGGCTCTATTGAAGCTTCTTTATATAATTTGATCTTTTCTTCCAGTTTGGGTGTAATCATTCCCGTGCCAAAACCAAGCTTAACATAATCTACATATTCTCCCGAAACCTGAATGAAATTTTTGACTTCATTAATACTTAGCCCTTTATCCATTACCATGGTAATACCCATGTTTCTTTTTTTACACTCTCTGTTTGGGATGTGTGGCAAGTTTGCATTCATATAAGCTTACTTTTAAAGGATTTGATCATTCAATACTTTCCTGATCTCATTGGATCGCTTTGCTTCGGGACAGATCTTAAAAAATTCATTATACAGTTTTTCATCCATCAACATAGCCTTTTTAAAAAATTTCAATGAATTTCTTAGGCTGTGGGTTTTATAATACAACGCGGCTATCCGGAAAAGGATTAATGCATTATTTCCGTGAAATTCCATACTGTCCAGTAAATATTGAAGTGCTCTATCGTATTTCCTTTCTATAATCAGTTCATCGGTTAGCAGTATCCAATGATAGAACACTTCAGGCTTCAATTCCAGGGCCTGATGAAATGCCCGGGCCGCTTCTTTATGCATTTTCAGGCGGGCATTGATCTTCCCGTAAAGCACGTAATAGCGTGGATCGTTTTCATCCAGATGGGTGGCATTTTTTGCATGAAACAAAGCATCCCAGTATTTCTTTTTTTTGCAGAGCAGATTGGCGATGGAATAAGCCACTTCCGGATTGTTTTCTTCAATTTTTAAAGATTTTTTATAATGTTCCAGAGCCTTATCATATTCATTTAAATAATAATAACAGTTGCCAATGAAAAGATAAGTCTCTGCCGATTCAGGTTCATATGAAAGATATTGGTGATAATATTGAATCGCTTTGGCATATTGATAATTATCTTCCAGGAGAACAGCCAGCTCATAAATTGAATCAATATATTCAGGATTTATTGCAACAGCCATTTCATATGATTCTATAGCATGATCTGTTTCACCAATTTTGTTATACAAATTGCCAAGAGCAAACCACACATGTTCCGAATAAGGTTCTATATCAATATAATGGTTATAATAGGCAATGCTCTGTTCGGTATCTCCTGAGCGGTCATAACAATAAGCAAGATCATACAACACCATCAGATTTTCCCTGTCCAGTTCGTAAGCTTCATACAGATATTTTATTGCCTCTTTATATAAATCGGAAAACTGCAATGTTTGCGAGATATTTTGCAGCATTTCCAGTCTTTCCTCTTTGTCCCCGGCAAGAGTCAATGCTTTGTCATAATATTCCTCGGAATCGGCAACATTTCCCAAAAGTAACAGGGAATGCCCTTTCGTCAGATATATATCAGAATTCATGGATTCAATATTTTCAATCGTTTCTAAAGTATTCAATGCCCTTTCGGGTTTTTTTTCTTTAAGATGGATCTGGGCTTTTTTGATCCGCAGAGGCAGTGCGTCAGGATGTAACTGAAATGCATATTCAATCGCTTTCAAGGCTTTCCCGTTCTGATCCATATCCATATAATATTCCACAATCTGCTCAAAATCCTCCACATCAAAGTAATAATTCAACCTGTTTTTAAGCATTTGTTCATACTTTGAAACCAGGGCTCCGAACTCCCTGTTATTGAAAAAATTATTTTCAAAATCCCCTTTCATAAACACCCATAAATTTGCTGTAAATCTATAAATAATTTTGTTATTAACAAGTCAACTCCATTCTATCCTGCATTATTCATAAATTTTTATAAATATGAATAAAATGCAGAGCCTGTATCGCAAGGCGGTATTAACCCCGACTTAGGTAGCCTGTCCCGAACTTGATTCGGGAAACTTAAATTGTTGAAAAAAATTTTAGTGAACTTAGTCGCTGTTGGAGACAGGAATAATTCTTGAATTTTTCGGGCTATATAATCTATTTGCCTTTATAGACAAACACTA
This genomic stretch from Bacteroidales bacterium harbors:
- a CDS encoding phosphosulfolactate synthase, coding for MNANLPHIPNRECKKRNMGITMVMDKGLSINEVKNFIQVSGEYVDYVKLGFGTGMITPKLEEKIKLYKEASIEPYFGGTLYEVFKIRDLFDQFMEFIDKYRMDVVEVSDGAINMSHDKKLEDISRLAENHTVLSEVGSKKADEIITPEAWKSQIKSELDAGSHKVITEARESGTIGIFNKNGTAREDLIDDISHHVKIENILWEAPQKSQQVWFIKHFGNNVNLGNIAHNEVIPLETLRLGLRGDTFFEFLPDELKDNSGN
- a CDS encoding tetratricopeptide repeat protein, encoding MKGDFENNFFNNREFGALVSKYEQMLKNRLNYYFDVEDFEQIVEYYMDMDQNGKALKAIEYAFQLHPDALPLRIKKAQIHLKEKKPERALNTLETIENIESMNSDIYLTKGHSLLLLGNVADSEEYYDKALTLAGDKEERLEMLQNISQTLQFSDLYKEAIKYLYEAYELDRENLMVLYDLAYCYDRSGDTEQSIAYYNHYIDIEPYSEHVWFALGNLYNKIGETDHAIESYEMAVAINPEYIDSIYELAVLLEDNYQYAKAIQYYHQYLSYEPESAETYLFIGNCYYYLNEYDKALEHYKKSLKIEENNPEVAYSIANLLCKKKKYWDALFHAKNATHLDENDPRYYVLYGKINARLKMHKEAARAFHQALELKPEVFYHWILLTDELIIERKYDRALQYLLDSMEFHGNNALILFRIAALYYKTHSLRNSLKFFKKAMLMDEKLYNEFFKICPEAKRSNEIRKVLNDQIL